One Methanocella sp. genomic window carries:
- the arcS gene encoding archaeosine synthase subunit alpha codes for MTRFFEVTHRDGAARLGKLLVREGIDTPCIVSPSSGLIVNGGSALVHEDLPCVSDAFNVPPHVGLPYKVNKDIVQLFSPPIRDNACKEAPLVAVVHPDWVVEGADMYVMAGARAIEGDARSLLDSFIKIRASARPDTALYVPALATPENLSLLVYLGADIIDDVLITVKAYGGLYLTEDGEFRLEDLSDLPCTCEVCRGRTPEGLMSLPAVERFALLARHNYLKLEEELKRVRLHIRRGMLREYVEKQCRSRPWLTGLLRLADAQYDYLEQRTPAYRSSQVLACSAESQNRVEVRRFAERVKTRFQSEGDILLIIPCSARKPYSMSQSHKALARALGKYQGYVHELILTSPMGVVPRELELVYPAAHYDVTVTGVWDLEERQWVSGCLRDYIDAHHFKKIIAHVEGPYVEVCRQTGRGMVFTSEGRITSDESLNILIETIRTSVMELGTKPRGTREMLLDMFRGMADYQFGAGKGRLLVPDNGLARGKYPRLVLFDGKEQLCSISPDFGSLSLTLEGAKRMSLDPGYIVNIGEFIPKGSVLAPGVIGASLQIRPGDDVLVKGPKAMAVGKAKMSGYEMAESTRGMAVELRHVEKLS; via the coding sequence TTGACACGCTTTTTCGAGGTCACGCACAGGGACGGCGCCGCGAGGCTCGGCAAGCTGCTGGTCCGGGAGGGTATTGATACGCCTTGCATAGTGAGCCCTTCGAGCGGCCTGATCGTGAACGGGGGCAGTGCCCTGGTCCATGAGGATTTACCCTGCGTCTCCGATGCTTTTAACGTGCCGCCGCACGTGGGTCTTCCCTATAAGGTCAACAAGGATATCGTTCAGCTTTTCTCTCCGCCTATCCGGGATAATGCCTGTAAAGAGGCTCCACTGGTGGCGGTCGTCCACCCGGACTGGGTCGTGGAAGGCGCAGATATGTACGTCATGGCTGGCGCCCGGGCCATCGAGGGTGACGCGAGGTCTCTTTTAGACAGTTTCATAAAAATAAGGGCCTCGGCCAGGCCCGATACAGCTCTTTATGTGCCCGCGCTGGCCACCCCTGAGAACCTGTCATTACTAGTCTACTTAGGCGCAGATATCATCGACGATGTTTTAATAACGGTGAAGGCATACGGCGGCCTTTACCTGACTGAAGACGGCGAGTTCAGGCTCGAGGACCTGTCGGACCTGCCCTGCACATGCGAGGTTTGCCGTGGCCGTACGCCCGAAGGATTAATGTCTCTACCAGCTGTCGAACGTTTCGCGCTCCTGGCCAGGCATAACTATCTGAAGCTCGAGGAGGAGCTAAAGCGTGTCCGGCTCCACATCCGGCGGGGAATGCTGCGGGAGTACGTGGAAAAGCAGTGCCGCTCCCGTCCCTGGCTTACCGGCCTTCTCAGGCTTGCCGACGCCCAGTATGATTACCTGGAACAGCGCACGCCGGCCTACCGCTCGTCTCAGGTACTGGCCTGCTCGGCAGAGTCTCAGAACCGGGTCGAGGTCAGGCGCTTTGCGGAACGCGTGAAAACCAGGTTTCAGTCCGAAGGCGATATACTTCTTATTATCCCTTGTTCAGCCCGCAAGCCCTACTCCATGTCCCAGTCGCATAAGGCACTGGCCAGGGCTCTCGGGAAGTACCAGGGCTACGTGCATGAATTAATATTAACTTCGCCCATGGGCGTCGTGCCGAGGGAGCTGGAGCTCGTCTACCCTGCCGCACATTATGACGTAACGGTGACTGGCGTGTGGGACCTGGAAGAGCGCCAGTGGGTCTCGGGCTGCCTGCGCGATTATATTGATGCGCATCATTTTAAGAAGATCATTGCCCACGTGGAAGGCCCGTATGTGGAGGTCTGCAGGCAGACAGGCAGGGGTATGGTCTTCACTTCGGAGGGGCGCATAACGAGCGACGAGTCGCTTAATATACTCATAGAAACTATCCGCACGTCTGTTATGGAGCTGGGCACGAAGCCCCGCGGCACGAGAGAGATGCTGCTCGATATGTTCAGGGGAATGGCCGACTACCAGTTCGGCGCTGGAAAAGGCCGGCTCCTGGTGCCCGACAATGGCCTGGCCCGCGGCAAATACCCGCGGCTCGTCCTCTTCGACGGCAAAGAGCAGTTATGCTCCATATCGCCCGATTTCGGCTCGCTATCGCTCACGCTCGAAGGGGCAAAGCGTATGAGCCTCGATCCGGGCTATATCGTGAATATCGGCGAGTTTATCCCGAAAGGCAGCGTACTGGCGCCCGGAGTCATCGGCGCGAGCCTGCAGATAAGGCCAGGGGACGATGTCCTCGTGAAAGGGCCGAAGGCGATGGCCGTGGGTAAGGCGAAGATGAGCGGCTATGAGATGGCCGAGTCAACGCGAGGCATGGCCGTTGAGCTGAGGCACGTGGAGAAGTTATCATGA
- a CDS encoding archaeosine biosynthesis radical SAM protein RaSEA: MTGLSDVMLDIRKRQHIKPYPPTEPVGFWTGEDLLDGKTVKSNTIIFRTKGCFWAQKGGCTMCGYTYDAATSPPTVDDILAQYRSVEDRIEGSVVKLFTSGSFFDKSEVPEKARDEILSSIGKKASKIIIETRPEFVTDKAMEAASKHGARIEVAIGLETSNDRIRNECINKNFLFEDFVRASETAKRHGVTTKAYLLLKPPFLTEKDAMEDIFRSVLDAAPYAGTISINLCNVQRGTIVDDLFKKNAYRPPWLWSIVEVIKRVHGKTNSMIMSDPLAAGQARGPHNCYECDYAFADAIRKYSTTQDIHVFDGLACDCRLLWEKTLALEGWTFGSPLVY; this comes from the coding sequence ATGACCGGGTTAAGCGACGTCATGCTTGACATACGGAAGAGACAGCATATTAAGCCCTATCCGCCGACGGAGCCGGTCGGGTTCTGGACAGGCGAGGACCTGCTGGATGGCAAGACGGTAAAGTCGAATACGATCATTTTCAGGACGAAGGGCTGCTTCTGGGCGCAGAAGGGCGGCTGCACGATGTGCGGCTATACCTACGACGCGGCCACGTCTCCGCCCACTGTCGACGACATCTTAGCCCAGTACCGCTCCGTCGAGGACAGGATCGAAGGCAGCGTGGTCAAGCTCTTTACGTCGGGAAGCTTTTTCGATAAGAGCGAGGTGCCGGAGAAGGCTCGTGACGAGATATTATCAAGTATCGGGAAGAAGGCCTCGAAGATCATCATCGAGACCAGGCCCGAGTTCGTCACCGATAAGGCTATGGAGGCCGCTTCTAAACACGGCGCCCGAATAGAAGTCGCCATCGGCCTCGAGACGTCGAACGACAGGATACGAAACGAATGTATCAATAAAAATTTCTTATTCGAAGATTTCGTCAGGGCGAGCGAGACGGCTAAAAGGCATGGCGTCACTACCAAGGCCTACCTTCTTTTAAAGCCGCCCTTCCTTACCGAGAAGGATGCCATGGAAGACATATTCCGGTCAGTCCTGGATGCGGCGCCATATGCCGGCACTATATCAATAAACTTATGCAACGTACAGCGGGGCACCATCGTCGATGATCTATTTAAGAAAAACGCCTACAGGCCGCCCTGGCTCTGGTCCATAGTGGAAGTAATAAAAAGAGTCCACGGGAAAACAAATTCCATGATCATGTCGGACCCGCTGGCGGCAGGCCAGGCCCGCGGCCCTCATAATTGCTACGAGTGCGACTATGCCTTCGCGGACGCCATCCGAAAATATTCCACTACTCAGGACATCCATGTATTCGACGGCCTGGCGTGCGACTGCCGCCTGCTCTGGGAAAAGACGCTGGCGCTCGAAGGCTGGACGTTCGGCTCGCCGCTGGTCTATTAG
- a CDS encoding amino acid-binding protein, giving the protein MWSEIIGKFKGMPSQEKVVRLLLERGFQVDGQGHVVSGRIEIPHTQIAREVGVDRRVVDATTEMILRDETLKRVFMNIHSIASFKDVAPLLGLGVVIITPDNAQNIGILSDVTSVISRFNLSIRQAVTDDPFFTDEPKMTVITNDVIPGELVSELRKLKSVKSVTIQ; this is encoded by the coding sequence ATGTGGAGCGAGATCATCGGCAAGTTCAAGGGCATGCCTTCCCAGGAAAAAGTGGTGAGGCTCCTGCTTGAGCGGGGCTTTCAGGTCGATGGGCAGGGACACGTCGTTTCGGGCAGGATAGAGATACCGCATACGCAGATCGCCAGAGAGGTCGGTGTGGACCGGCGTGTCGTGGACGCCACGACCGAGATGATACTCAGGGACGAGACGCTGAAGCGCGTCTTCATGAACATCCATTCGATCGCCTCTTTCAAGGATGTGGCGCCTCTTCTGGGCCTGGGCGTGGTCATCATAACTCCCGATAATGCCCAAAATATCGGCATCCTGAGCGACGTTACTTCGGTTATCTCGAGATTTAACCTGAGCATTCGCCAGGCCGTAACGGACGACCCGTTCTTTACTGACGAGCCTAAAATGACCGTCATCACGAACGACGTCATCCCGGGCGAGCTGGTCAGCGAGCTCCGCAAGCTCAAGAGCGTCAAGAGTGTCACGATCCAGTGA
- a CDS encoding nitroreductase family protein — MERKCIEFRELVLERYNVKRFDGRKIDEVKLTELFDIIRCAPSADNLQPWKIKVISDTAIKEKLLPAIMQFNHEKVKTCSHLLVFCADGDLGDHWKRLEEKMIAAGYPEDVIQHMGTIAKMILAREPREMLNRSQWDVFLAVGNAVNGAKALGFDSSLFGGFNARELARLLELPPDIVPTLIVALGYAADTPLKKIRFTNGEVFF, encoded by the coding sequence ATGGAAAGAAAGTGTATAGAGTTCAGGGAACTTGTTCTGGAGCGCTATAACGTAAAAAGGTTCGACGGGCGCAAGATCGACGAAGTAAAGCTCACAGAGCTTTTTGATATCATACGATGCGCTCCATCCGCGGATAATCTTCAGCCGTGGAAGATAAAGGTCATTTCGGACACTGCGATCAAGGAAAAGCTCCTGCCAGCCATCATGCAGTTTAATCATGAAAAGGTGAAGACGTGCTCCCACCTCCTCGTTTTCTGCGCGGACGGGGACCTGGGCGATCACTGGAAGCGGCTGGAGGAAAAAATGATAGCCGCCGGTTATCCCGAAGACGTCATCCAGCATATGGGGACCATCGCGAAAATGATCCTGGCCAGGGAGCCCCGGGAAATGCTCAACCGGTCACAATGGGACGTATTCCTGGCGGTCGGCAACGCGGTCAACGGTGCAAAAGCCCTTGGCTTTGACTCTTCCCTTTTTGGCGGCTTTAACGCCCGGGAGCTTGCCCGCCTGCTCGAGCTTCCGCCGGATATTGTTCCGACCCTGATCGTCGCGCTAGGGTACGCCGCCGATACGCCACTGAAAAAAATACGCTTTACAAATGGGGAAGTGTTCTTTTAA
- a CDS encoding transcription factor, with protein sequence MSVLNNEAIRGYIRKLVGDDGIMIVEKMLDKVPDKEVTDENVQEISGINLNLVRKTLYILYENHLALYRRERDKDSGWLTYLWKLDLDNTENMLRNETRKLIKKLERRLEFENNEFYVCEDDAHHRILFDYAMDSNFTCPVDGSPMVYYDNSVEKRALQDRIDNLKAAMK encoded by the coding sequence GTGTCCGTTTTAAATAATGAAGCGATCCGTGGCTATATACGCAAGCTCGTGGGGGACGACGGTATAATGATCGTCGAGAAGATGCTTGATAAAGTCCCCGATAAAGAAGTAACGGACGAGAATGTCCAGGAGATCAGCGGCATAAACCTGAACCTCGTCCGCAAAACGCTCTATATCCTGTACGAGAACCACCTCGCGCTCTACCGGCGGGAGAGAGACAAGGATAGCGGCTGGCTGACATACTTATGGAAGCTCGACCTCGACAACACTGAGAACATGCTCAGGAACGAGACGCGAAAGCTCATAAAAAAGCTCGAGAGGCGCCTGGAGTTCGAGAATAACGAGTTCTACGTGTGCGAAGACGATGCGCACCATCGCATTCTTTTTGACTATGCCATGGACTCGAACTTTACCTGCCCGGTGGACGGGTCGCCGATGGTGTATTACGATAATAGCGTGGAGAAGCGGGCGCTGCAGGACCGTATCGATAATCTCAAGGCCGCGATGAAGTAA
- a CDS encoding ATP-grasp domain-containing protein produces MESVFIVGYNARVMACPAHKAGYKVYSLSHYDDLDLLRCVEKNFTFSGDLPRDIKPWLEQTDAEKVVLGSGFEDVDLPASLVLGNDPKIARNVVNKVWLAEKLKRLGMPHPHIYKNKSDVKFPCVAKPVKGGGGVKNYLVKDASMLPEGDEYFFQEYVTGKPLSVSVLSTGKEARPICVNEILVGKKWLGQDREFGYCGNVTPYGTRFKEQMFDIARELMPALGLVGHNGIDFIVNRDGPRILEINPRFTGAVDSAELAVQDNLFKAHVDAINGRLNDYKVKRYGIKAILFARKPVRVKGDLLQPLIADVPQKGNVYGNGEAICTIMGAGPTRGEAVGQLKERLSFVKRNLALSKAG; encoded by the coding sequence ATGGAGTCAGTCTTCATCGTGGGCTACAATGCCAGGGTCATGGCATGCCCCGCCCATAAGGCAGGGTATAAGGTGTACTCTCTTAGCCATTACGATGACCTGGACCTTTTACGGTGCGTTGAAAAGAACTTTACGTTCAGCGGGGACCTGCCCCGGGATATAAAGCCCTGGCTGGAGCAGACCGACGCTGAAAAAGTCGTGCTGGGCTCGGGCTTCGAGGATGTCGACCTGCCTGCGTCGCTCGTGCTCGGTAACGATCCGAAGATCGCCCGGAATGTGGTTAACAAGGTCTGGCTGGCCGAAAAGCTGAAGAGGCTGGGCATGCCCCACCCTCATATTTATAAGAATAAGAGCGACGTGAAATTCCCCTGTGTCGCCAAGCCGGTAAAGGGCGGCGGAGGCGTTAAGAATTATCTGGTTAAAGACGCCTCGATGCTGCCCGAAGGCGACGAGTACTTCTTCCAGGAGTACGTGACGGGAAAGCCCCTGAGCGTATCCGTGCTATCGACCGGTAAAGAGGCCCGGCCCATATGCGTGAACGAGATCCTCGTGGGCAAAAAGTGGCTGGGCCAGGACAGGGAGTTCGGCTACTGCGGCAACGTGACCCCGTATGGTACTCGTTTTAAGGAGCAGATGTTCGATATTGCACGGGAGCTCATGCCGGCGCTGGGCCTGGTGGGCCATAATGGAATCGACTTTATAGTCAACAGGGACGGACCCAGGATTCTCGAGATCAATCCAAGGTTCACGGGTGCAGTGGACTCGGCCGAGCTGGCCGTACAGGATAACCTGTTCAAGGCCCACGTGGACGCTATCAACGGCAGGCTCAATGATTATAAAGTAAAGCGATATGGCATAAAAGCCATTTTGTTCGCCCGTAAGCCTGTAAGGGTCAAGGGCGACCTCCTCCAGCCTTTAATCGCGGACGTGCCGCAGAAAGGCAACGTTTACGGGAACGGAGAGGCGATATGCACGATAATGGGGGCCGGACCGACTCGGGGAGAGGCCGTCGGTCAGCTTAAGGAGCGCCTGAGCTTTGTAAAAAGGAATCTGGCACTTTCGAAAGCCGGGTAA